The Malus domestica chromosome 08, GDT2T_hap1 genomic interval CAGCATAACTTTGTGATCCTTGACTATTGTTCTTGGCCATCATTGCAGACATAAAAGGCATCGAGGCATTGTTCTCAACAATGGCTTCCTCTGTAAGTAATTGAGAACGAAACTCCTTGAGAGATATAACATTTTCCCTTCCATGAATAACACATCTGAACGTGTTATATTTTGCAGGAAGACCATTGAGAGCCAAGATCACAATATCTTCATCGGCAAAGATGACTCATGCAGCTGCAAGAAAATCCCGTGCTGCTTTAATGCGTTGAAGATACATGGATACAAAATCAGAGCCCTTTTTGATGTTCTGAAGGTCAACTTTCATCTAAAAGATGAATGTACGACTAATAGTAGAGAATTGTTCTTGAAGCCGAATCCAAAAATCCCTTGAGCTAGTACTGCCTATGGCACAAGAAATGGCTAAGGGTGACAAAGTTGCAGTAAGAACTTGCATGAGAGCCCTATCATGCATCTTCCAAATTTTATACTTATCAGTTTCAGTTTGTGGAGTTGAAGACGCATAGGTTAGGTCCGAATCAGAAGACCCAGATGAAGAAAACTGAGGAGGACACACATTGGTGCCATCAACGAACCCTATGATTCCATATCCTTCAAGTATTAATTGCAATTGAAACTGCCATTGAAGATAATTGGAATCATCCAACTTCACAGTAACCAAATTAGAGACTGATGAAATCAAGTTGGTAATCGGTGATTGCAAGATTTGCAAATGATTCGCAGTGATCATCTTGAGAGAATCTGAGTGAGACAAAAAATCAAACACCTGGTGCGCAAGAATTCACCAAGAACAAATCAGAGAATTGGGGCAAGAGAGGAGCCCAAAATTCCTAGAACAAGAGAAGGAGAATCAGTATGTAGAGATAGTAGCGGAAGCAAACCAAGAATCGAGAAAGCACGAATGGCTTTCAAGacgatgataccatgttaagtAACAGAAAGAGAATAGAGAGATcgcagaggaggaagaagataacATGAGAGGTttagttagagagagagagagagagagagatcacaaTTGTATTTTCTTGATTAGTTGAATGGTTACAAGGGGCAGTTGCTATATAGATGAGTCCTAAGCTAACTGCCTTAACCAACTCAATCCCTTATCAACAATCCTAACTAATTATTCTCACATTCACTATATAGATGAGTCCTAAGCTAACTGCCTTAACCAACTCAATCCCTTATCAACAATCCTAACTAATTATTCTCACATTCACACTCCTCACTGCCTTATGTATTTGGTTAATCACATGTGTCACGATCCACACCCTCCATATCCTATATACTCTAACATACGTGAGAGACAGCCTGAATCCAGCTTCCTCTGTATATCACATGAAGAACAATACATCAATGAACaccctaattaattataatGTGACGAATATAGGAAGCTTGGAGTTGCACTCGAATGCAGGCCTCATCCATGCAAATCCGACCCATCAAATAATGTTTGATTTACATCTTCCCCTTACAAGTTATATTCACACACACGCCCACGCGCATGTATTATCACAGCACCAAGAATAAATCAAACTTCTTATGTACAGTCACGGCTGCTGGATTTTTATAGCAACTCAAGTATCATGGCAGTGGCGGAGGCCATACGTGCTGGGTTGATGGCCTGTGTGGGGTGGGGTTTCGATATGGTGGAGGAAGAGACATGCGCAAAGGCGGTGATAGTTATGTTAACGTCAGCGGGACTACGGAGATGTGGGTGGAAAGGATTGTCCATGACATTCGAGGTCCGTTGCACTTAGGTTCTATCCTCAGAAGTGTATAAAGTCGCCTCTAAGGTGGTTGCTTATGTTTTTAAAGAGAGTGGTGTGTTTCACTGGGATAATTGGAAGCCAATTTGGCTCTTTAATATCCTAGTTGTTGATGTTAAGATTCGTATTTAACCATTAATAAATCAGTTTATCGTTTGGAAAAAATAATATCTCTGTAATATATAAGTATTATAGTGTAATATAAACATTATCAACCCTGATATTAATCAATGTAATTTAAGATTGTCATCGCTCCTCCATTTTCTGTTCGGCACTCAATAGCCAGAATACAAAGTATAGGTGTATCTCAcatgttcatatatatatatatatatatatacacacacatacacacacacacacacctataattttcttgtttttttatttatttatcgtCATTGGAAATAAAGATTTACACTTTGAATTGTACACAATGTAACTTTTGATAAAACATAAAAGTGATGTTGAGGAACTTAGAGAATAACACATGGATCGGGATCCCTAATTCATCACTTGATCTCCAATTAACTTGTTCTTCATTTTTAGGAACTCTGAACTACTTGAAATCATAAAGAGAATAAAAGACGACGTtcacaaaaggaaaaagaagattCACCCATACGATTTACTTTGAAAccctaattagtaattaattaagcaCCTTCACCAATGCATGCAGTAGTGTAGTACTCATATATTAATCCAAACACAGTTCTAAGGCTAGCGATATCACATAttatagagtaatgctaggaagaccgactatttagattaaatttgtaaactatataACGTGGTTAGTGAtgattaattggattattactcaattgttgattaacatgcttattttctattggtgatATATtattggtttgcaaatttaatctaaAAAGTTGGTCTACTTAACATTACtcgtatatatataaatagtgacATAAACAAAAGGCAGTTGTGAATAATTTAATACTTTAACCAAAAACCCTGAAGAGAAACAATgaaacatattatatatataagtcataacattaaaagaaaaaatcaagtATATATAAGCTTAATGTGCTAGAACATTAAGCAATTAGATTACTAGACCTAGAACTTATTAAGGGGTAAGCTAGCTGGCTAGCTAGATAAATCATTCATTAAAGTAGCTAGCTAATAGCATAACTAATTAAGAAGTTTATCGATGGAACTATTATGGATCTATATGTAAGAAAATCCATGGTAATCAGTACTATAAATATGTactgatataattggattactTGAACAGATTGTTGTAGTCCGGCCGGGTTGGCTCTGATATTGGATTCCAGTCCCATAGGCGGTCAGAGAAAGCAGTCGGAAGTGCGTTAGAGGggagctgctgctgctgctgtggCTGTATAGTTGATAGTGCTGCCGCCGCTGAAGGGAAATTTGTTGAGAAAAGGTTGCTGGGTTggggatgatgatgatgatgatcataGTATTGCACTAGATGATGATGTACATATTGTTGATGTTGGTGATGATTGGAAGCAGCCTGCTGCTGTACGTGTACAGGTTGGTAATTCAAAAGTCTATGAAGATCATCAATCGCATTCATATTGGAAGACAAAACAGAAGAAGAACCACTCGTGAAGAGTGCTGCACATGAATTGCCAGTACTCGAGATCACCGAAGAGCAATTAGCACCAGATTGCTTTGAGTTTGCTGAGTGGTGCGAGAAAGCAGCCATCCCTTCTTCCTGATCCACAGGATGAGTTGGAGCACCCGGTTGTCCAGGTGCGGCAGCGGTACTACTCTCAATGTTGTGGTGCTGGTGGTGGCCCTGAGGGTACGCTTTATGCTTGGAAAGCCGCAAAACTGTTGTCACATCAGAATTTCTGCTGCTACCTTCAGTTTCGATGTTCATCTTTTGATCCATCCGATGTTCATGATCATGATGAATCTGCTGCGATTGGCCTTCATTAAAAGCTTGGAGTTTTTCAATCACACTATCAACTGTGTTGATATTATTGGTATGCTGCTTTTTATTGTCTGACCTGGTCGTCGATTGAGCCACTAGTACTGATGATCTAGATGTGGATGCCCTGGATGCCGGGAGACAACGAGGGAGTGATGGGTGGTCTTCAACTCCGGCTCTCTTGTATACTCGGCATAGTGATATTTCTCCCTGAAATTTAAATTAATGCAAATTAGACGTCGATCCACCCAAAGTAGAATAGAAGGATCAATCCATATATTGAATAATTAGGAAGAGATATTGATTTATTTGGAGAAAATACATGATGTAAATCAAACTAGATCGTGCatgctaaaataattaatttatataacaAATAAGGGAAGTAATGATCAATTTTGAGCTGTGTTCTTAGAAATTTTCTTATCTTGTTTCTTTGCTAATAAGTTGTACCTCTTATGCCAAATTATCTGTGGTGTATATAAAAAAGAATTGGAATAAACTCAAGATCTATAATTTGGAGACTGAAAACTagctaattatattaattaagctaggcatatatatatatagtgagtAAACTGATCAAAGTTTAGGCTTAGTGAAGACAATATCCTTATGTAGGTATATATGTTGAAGATTGTGAGTTGAGGTATAACAAGGAGCAATCCTACTCGCTCACCATCAGTACTCGAGAAGTCCCAAAGAGTCTGTAGGTAAATCGAGAAAGAAGTCCCAAAGAGTCTAATCATTTCCAGATGAGTTtgaaaatttagttttaatctatatgtatatgtgtaccTTTTGATATCGTTCAGTTTCATGATGCGGCAAGCGATATTCGTTCATGATCCAACTAGTTCGAATGCCTTTGGGAGCTTTCCCGGAGTAAAAgactagggttttcttgaggccgATTGAGCGGAAGTTTTCGCTTCGGATCATGCGGTCGGCTCCAGTTGCCTTCCAATACCCAGAAGTAGTTACCCGGTTTGGCCTATCGCCGTTGCGGTACTTGCGGTCTCTTGGCACATAAAAGAACCATTCCTTCTCCCCAATTGCTGCCATAgctgtacacaatcattcatacAAGTTAAATTACTGCAATAGCTGCACACAATCATTCATACAAGttaagataaaataaaatta includes:
- the LOC103442008 gene encoding NAC domain-containing protein 35 isoform X3; the protein is MPNLETTTTSSSSTMSHDDSNKADHDHEHEHDEYVDEHEHDMVMPGFRFHPTEEELVEFYLRRKVEGKRFNVELITFLDLYRYDPWELPAMAAIGEKEWFFYVPRDRKYRNGDRPNRVTTSGYWKATGADRMIRSENFRSIGLKKTLVFYSGKAPKGIRTSWIMNEYRLPHHETERYQKGEISLCRVYKRAGVEDHPSLPRCLPASRASTSRSSVLVAQSTTRSDNKKQHTNNINTVDSVIEKLQAFNEGQSQQIHHDHEHRMDQKMNIETEGSSRNSDVTTVLRLSKHKAYPQGHHQHHNIESSTAAAPGQPGAPTHPVDQEEGMAAFSHHSANSKQSGANCSSVISSTGNSCAALFTSGSSSVLSSNMNAIDDLHRLLNYQPVHVQQQAASNHHQHQQYVHHHLVQYYDHHHHHPQPSNLFSTNFPSAAAALSTIQPQQQQQLPSNALPTAFSDRLWDWNPISEPTRPDYNNLFK
- the LOC103442008 gene encoding NAC domain-containing protein 35 isoform X2 yields the protein MAVAETTTTSSSSTMSHDDSNKADHDHEHEHDEYVDEHEHDMVMPGFRFHPTEEELVEFYLRRKVEGKRFNVELITFLDLYRYDPWELPAMAAIGEKEWFFYVPRDRKYRNGDRPNRVTTSGYWKATGADRMIRSENFRSIGLKKTLVFYSGKAPKGIRTSWIMNEYRLPHHETERYQKGEISLCRVYKRAGVEDHPSLPRCLPASRASTSRSSVLVAQSTTRSDNKKQHTNNINTVDSVIEKLQAFNEGQSQQIHHDHEHRMDQKMNIETEGSSRNSDVTTVLRLSKHKAYPQGHHQHHNIESSTAAAPGQPGAPTHPVDQEEGMAAFSHHSANSKQSGANCSSVISSTGNSCAALFTSGSSSVLSSNMNAIDDLHRLLNYQPVHVQQQAASNHHQHQQYVHHHLVQYYDHHHHHPQPSNLFSTNFPSAAAALSTIQPQQQQQLPSNALPTAFSDRLWDWNPISEPTRPDYNNLFK
- the LOC103442008 gene encoding NAC domain-containing protein 35 isoform X1 — encoded protein: MPNLVAETTTTSSSSTMSHDDSNKADHDHEHEHDEYVDEHEHDMVMPGFRFHPTEEELVEFYLRRKVEGKRFNVELITFLDLYRYDPWELPAMAAIGEKEWFFYVPRDRKYRNGDRPNRVTTSGYWKATGADRMIRSENFRSIGLKKTLVFYSGKAPKGIRTSWIMNEYRLPHHETERYQKGEISLCRVYKRAGVEDHPSLPRCLPASRASTSRSSVLVAQSTTRSDNKKQHTNNINTVDSVIEKLQAFNEGQSQQIHHDHEHRMDQKMNIETEGSSRNSDVTTVLRLSKHKAYPQGHHQHHNIESSTAAAPGQPGAPTHPVDQEEGMAAFSHHSANSKQSGANCSSVISSTGNSCAALFTSGSSSVLSSNMNAIDDLHRLLNYQPVHVQQQAASNHHQHQQYVHHHLVQYYDHHHHHPQPSNLFSTNFPSAAAALSTIQPQQQQQLPSNALPTAFSDRLWDWNPISEPTRPDYNNLFK